Proteins from a genomic interval of Dendropsophus ebraccatus isolate aDenEbr1 chromosome 6, aDenEbr1.pat, whole genome shotgun sequence:
- the KCNF1 gene encoding voltage-gated potassium channel regulatory subunit KCNF1, translated as MIGGSSFEELNGSGSDFSEEVEIIVNVGGIRQILYGDILNRYPETRLAELMNCTTGGYDAIFSLCDDYDPGQKEFYFDRDPDAFKCIMEVYYYGEVHMKKGICPICFQNEMEFWKVDLSFLDDCCKSHLNEKKEELEEIARRVQTILDDLGFDTTESRWKRFQKYVWKFMEKPESSFPARVTAVLSFLFILISSIVMCLGTIPDLQVEDSEGNHVEHPTLDNIETACIIWFTMEYVLRLMSSPNKLHFALSFMNIIDVLAILPFYVSLILTHLGARMMELTNVQQAVQALRIMRIARIFKLARHSSGLQTLTYALKSSFKELGLLLMYLAVGIFVFSALGYTMEQSHPETLFKSIPQSFWWAIITMTTVGYGDIYPKTTLGKLNAATSFLCGVIAIALPIHPIINNFVKYYNKQRVLETATKHELELMELHSSGGDLRGFRDDTHGAGDVRMWSHLKASHSDTFIPALSKEKHHRTRLQSCK; from the coding sequence ATGATCGGCGGCTCCAGCTTCGAAGAGCTAAATGGAAGTGGATCGGACTTCAGCGAAGAGGTAGAGATCATTGTCAATGTTGGGGGGATTAGACAAATCCTTTATGGTGACATCCTGAACAGGTACCCAGAAACCAGGCTGGCAGAGCTGATGAACTGTACCACTGGGGGGTATGATGCCATCTTTTCCCTCTGTGATGACTATGACCCGGGGCAGAAGGAATTTTACTTTGATAGGGACCCCGATGCTTTTAAGTGTATCATGGAGGTTTATTATTATGGGGAGGTGCACATGAAGAAGGGAATATGTCCTATTTGTTTCCAGAATGAAATGGAGTTCTGGAAAGTAGACTTGTCTTTTCTGGATGACTGTTGCAAAAGCCACCTCAATGAGAAGAAGGAGGAATTGGAGGAGATAGCTAGGAGGGTACAGACCATCCTTGATGACCTGGGCTTTGACACGACGGAGAGTAGGTGGAAAAGATTCCAGAAGTATGTCTGGAAGTTCATGGAGAAACCCGAGTCGTCCTTCCCTGCCAGGGTCACTGCCGTTCTATCCTTTCTCTTCATCCTGATCTCTTCCATTGTCATGTGTTTGGGGACCATCCCAGATCTACAGGTGGAGGACTCTGAGGGGAACCATGTAGAGCACCCTACTCTAGACAACATAGAGACTGCATGTATTATCTGGTTCACAATGGAGTATGTCCTAAGACTCATGTCCTCCCCAAACAAGTTACACTTTGCCCTCTCCTTTATGAACATCATCGATGTGTTGGCCATCCTGCCTTTTTATGTTAGCCTAATTCTGACTCACCTAGGGGCAAGAATGATGGAGCTGACCAATGTCCAGCAAGCCGTCCAGGCATTGAGGATCATGAGGATTGCTAGGATTTTCAAGCTTGCCCGCCATTCTTCTGGTCTACAGACTTTAACCTATGCCCTAAAGAGCAGCTTTAAGGAGTTAGGGCTCCTCTTGATGTACCTTGCTGTAGGAATCTTTGTATTCTCGGCCCTAGGATACACAATGGAGCAGAGTCACCCGGAAACTTTGTTCAAGAGCATCCCTCAGTCGTTCTGGTGGGCGATTATCACCATGACCACTGTTGGGTATGGGGACATCTACCCTAAAACCACTCTAGGGAAACTGAATGCAGCTACAAGTTTCCTCTGTGGGGTGATAGCCATTGCTCTCCCCATTCACCCCATTATTAACAACTTTGTGAAGTATTACAACAAGCAGAGGGTGTTGGAAACTGCAACCAAGCATGAACTGGAACTGATGGAACTTCATTCTTCTGGAGGGGATCTCAGAGGCTTCAGAGATGACACACACGGGGCTGGGGATGTGAGGATGTGGAGCCACCTCAAAGCCTCCCATAGTGACACCTTCATTCCAGCCTTGTCTAAAGAGAAACATCACAGGACAAGGCTGCAGAGCTGCAAATAA